The proteins below are encoded in one region of Fibrella aestuarina BUZ 2:
- the dnaA gene encoding chromosomal replication initiator protein DnaA: MQREVQLVWANCLRVIQEIVPEASYKTWFEPIVPLHLYGKVLTIQVPSVFFYEWLEENFVHAIRKALDAAIGRDGQLEYSIVVDQGDEKNRPIAVNMPTTKSPQSAKPDNVSPDILRSPFQLKDLDSLTLDSYLNPSYTFDNYVEGDCNRLARNAGYAVAARPGVTSFNPLMIYGGVGLGKTHLVQAIGNYIKNTNQDKFVLYVTSEKFTNQFLNAIKGDSMRDFSQFYMQVDVLVIDDVQFLQKKEKTQDIFFHIFNHLHQSGKQIIMTSDRPPRALDGLDDRLLSRFKWGLTTDLQTPDLETRIAIIQKKLQAEGVYIDDSVIEYLAHSINTNVRELEGVVVSLMAQASLNRREIDLDLAKMTLRNIVQNDEKEINIDTVQELVADFYNISIADLKAKSRKREVVYPRQVAMYLAKELTELSLKSIGYHFGGRDHSTVIHAIQIVNDLLKEKPDTKEEIAKLKAYFK; the protein is encoded by the coding sequence ATGCAACGCGAGGTTCAGCTAGTCTGGGCCAACTGCCTGCGCGTTATCCAGGAAATTGTGCCCGAAGCCAGCTATAAAACCTGGTTCGAGCCCATTGTGCCGCTGCATCTGTACGGGAAGGTGCTCACCATTCAGGTCCCCAGCGTGTTCTTCTACGAATGGCTCGAAGAAAACTTCGTGCATGCCATCCGGAAGGCACTCGACGCCGCCATTGGGCGCGACGGGCAACTCGAATATTCGATTGTGGTGGATCAGGGCGATGAAAAAAACCGCCCCATCGCGGTGAACATGCCCACCACCAAAAGCCCGCAATCGGCCAAACCCGACAACGTCAGCCCCGATATTTTGCGGTCACCCTTTCAGCTTAAAGACCTCGATTCGCTCACGCTCGACTCGTACCTCAATCCGTCGTACACGTTCGACAACTACGTGGAAGGCGACTGCAACCGGCTGGCGCGCAACGCGGGCTATGCGGTGGCGGCCCGGCCCGGCGTGACCTCGTTCAACCCGCTGATGATCTACGGCGGCGTAGGGCTGGGAAAAACGCACCTGGTGCAGGCAATTGGCAACTACATCAAGAATACCAATCAGGACAAGTTTGTGCTGTACGTGACGTCGGAGAAGTTCACGAACCAGTTTCTGAACGCCATTAAAGGCGATTCAATGCGCGATTTCAGCCAGTTCTACATGCAGGTCGATGTGCTGGTGATCGACGACGTGCAGTTTTTGCAGAAGAAAGAGAAAACGCAGGACATCTTTTTCCACATCTTCAACCACCTGCATCAGTCGGGTAAGCAGATCATTATGACGTCGGACCGGCCTCCGCGCGCGCTCGACGGCCTCGACGACCGGTTGCTGTCGCGCTTCAAATGGGGCCTCACCACCGACCTGCAAACGCCCGATCTGGAAACGCGCATCGCCATCATCCAGAAGAAGTTGCAGGCTGAAGGTGTTTATATCGACGACAGCGTGATCGAATACCTGGCGCACAGCATCAACACCAACGTACGCGAGCTGGAAGGCGTAGTGGTGTCGCTGATGGCGCAAGCCTCGCTCAACCGCCGCGAAATCGACCTGGATCTGGCCAAAATGACGCTCCGCAACATCGTGCAGAACGACGAGAAGGAGATCAACATCGACACGGTGCAGGAACTGGTGGCCGATTTCTACAACATTTCCATTGCCGACCTGAAAGCCAAGAGCCGCAAACGTGAGGTGGTCTACCCACGGCAGGTAGCGATGTACCTGGCCAAAGAGCTCACCGAGCTGTCGCTGAAGTCGATTGGTTACCATTTCGGCGGGCGTGACCATAGCACCGTCATCCACGCCATTCAGATCGTTAATGATCTGTTGAAGGAGAAGCCCGACACCAAAGAAGAAATCGCCAAGCTGAAGGCGTATTTCAAGTAA
- a CDS encoding YtxH domain-containing protein, producing MSVNAKHLATFILGAAAGVALNKYLQTEEGEKMMSDLKAKGSELKAEAETAMDNAPEYFDKLRAQLAEVFKANFPNAEQAIDDVLGKKPETDQPV from the coding sequence ATGTCCGTCAACGCCAAACACTTAGCCACGTTCATTTTGGGAGCCGCCGCCGGAGTTGCCCTTAACAAATACCTGCAAACCGAAGAGGGTGAAAAAATGATGAGCGATCTGAAAGCAAAAGGGTCGGAACTGAAGGCTGAAGCGGAAACCGCCATGGACAATGCCCCTGAGTATTTCGACAAGCTCAGAGCACAACTCGCCGAGGTGTTCAAAGCCAACTTCCCCAACGCCGAACAAGCCATTGACGATGTATTGGGCAAAAAGCCCGAAACTGATCAGCC
- a CDS encoding DUF3108 domain-containing protein → MKKTGIILSLSALLLAVVAFTTAHTYRRVVNTSFGPGEHIEYRVHYGFINAAEAVVDVAPALYNVNSRPCYQVNVFGRTTGAFDLVTRVRDTWRSYIDTSAILPQKFYTNIQENKYRKEENMTFNHSANTVKAEERTEKDLFKVPDNVHDVVSSYYFLRTIDFNRLPVGSTIEVPAFYDDTVYNMKVRYRGKERIKTKFGKINSIKLSPIMATNGFFKGEDALLVWVSDDGNKVPLKVEVELAIGSLEMDIRSYGGLKQPMRFN, encoded by the coding sequence ATGAAAAAAACAGGAATCATTCTGAGTCTTTCCGCCTTGTTACTGGCCGTCGTTGCGTTCACGACGGCCCATACTTACCGCCGGGTAGTGAACACAAGTTTCGGACCGGGCGAACATATCGAATATCGGGTCCACTACGGATTCATCAATGCCGCCGAAGCCGTTGTTGACGTGGCGCCGGCGCTCTATAACGTCAACAGCCGACCCTGCTATCAGGTCAACGTGTTTGGGCGTACAACCGGCGCGTTTGACCTCGTTACACGGGTACGCGACACCTGGCGGTCTTACATTGATACATCGGCGATTCTGCCGCAGAAGTTTTACACCAACATTCAGGAGAACAAGTACCGGAAGGAGGAAAACATGACCTTCAACCACAGCGCCAACACGGTGAAAGCCGAGGAACGCACGGAGAAAGACTTGTTCAAAGTGCCTGATAATGTGCACGATGTGGTCAGTAGCTACTATTTCCTGCGCACCATCGATTTCAACCGCCTACCTGTCGGCTCGACGATCGAAGTACCGGCGTTCTACGACGATACGGTTTATAACATGAAAGTGCGGTACCGGGGAAAAGAGCGGATCAAGACCAAATTTGGCAAGATCAATTCCATCAAGCTAAGCCCGATTATGGCCACGAACGGCTTCTTTAAAGGGGAAGATGCGCTGCTGGTCTGGGTATCCGACGATGGCAATAAGGTGCCCCTCAAGGTAGAAGTGGAACTGGCGATCGGCTCGCTCGAAATGGATATCCGAAGCTACGGCGGCCTGAAACAGCCCATGCGCTTCAACTAA
- a CDS encoding aminopeptidase yields MKRILKRIGLVLLVALLGLAIWQHELISYGYMQAKGQLHIMLNTRPVAEVLADANVPDSAKVKIRLIGEIKQFAQDSLGLDPSENFTTFHDQEGKPLMWMLVGSDRYALTPVQFSIPLLGTFAYRGFFDKTRLLEADSLLRKQGYDTRISGIAAYSTLGFFKDPILSSMLSRNEGDLAQLIIHELTHGTLFIKDNLEYNENLADFVGDYGAERFMAYKYGDTSAVYRDYRAGLAFWERYTQHVVRGSQLLDKIYRAFKPTTPVAVKEAMKWKTIGQIVTAADTITDERSANRLPQRRVSTQSKLPNNAYFVSYLTYRKQQNRFKTEFVTQFNSDFPRYLRHLKQTYPSL; encoded by the coding sequence ATGAAACGCATCCTTAAACGAATTGGCCTGGTCTTGCTCGTTGCCCTGCTGGGCCTCGCTATCTGGCAACACGAACTCATCAGTTACGGCTACATGCAGGCCAAAGGGCAACTGCATATCATGCTCAACACCCGCCCCGTAGCCGAGGTACTGGCCGACGCCAACGTACCTGACTCGGCCAAAGTGAAGATCCGGCTGATTGGCGAAATCAAGCAGTTTGCGCAGGATTCGCTCGGCCTTGACCCGTCGGAGAACTTCACCACTTTTCATGATCAGGAAGGTAAACCGCTCATGTGGATGCTGGTCGGGTCGGATCGGTACGCGTTAACGCCAGTTCAATTCTCAATTCCGCTGCTTGGCACGTTTGCCTATAGGGGCTTTTTCGATAAAACCCGACTTTTGGAAGCTGATAGTCTGCTGCGGAAGCAAGGGTATGACACCCGCATCAGCGGCATCGCGGCCTACTCAACGCTCGGTTTTTTCAAAGACCCGATTCTGTCGAGCATGCTGAGCCGCAACGAAGGCGATCTGGCTCAGTTGATCATTCATGAGCTAACGCACGGTACGTTATTCATAAAAGATAACCTGGAGTACAACGAAAACCTCGCAGATTTCGTAGGTGACTACGGTGCCGAGCGATTCATGGCCTACAAGTACGGCGATACGTCGGCTGTATACCGCGATTATCGGGCCGGGCTGGCCTTTTGGGAACGGTATACGCAACATGTGGTGCGGGGTAGCCAGCTACTCGACAAGATTTATAGAGCGTTTAAACCGACGACGCCCGTGGCTGTCAAAGAAGCAATGAAGTGGAAAACCATCGGGCAAATCGTGACGGCCGCCGACACCATTACCGACGAACGATCGGCCAACCGTTTGCCGCAAAGACGGGTCTCTACACAAAGCAAACTGCCCAACAACGCTTATTTTGTTAGTTATTTAACGTATCGAAAACAGCAGAACCGCTTCAAAACAGAGTTTGTTACTCAATTTAACAGCGACTTTCCGCGTTATTTACGACACCTGAAACAAACCTATCCTTCGCTGTAA
- a CDS encoding GNAT family N-acetyltransferase — protein sequence MALVFLNRDQINVPEWDRCVAAAHNALLYGHSWYLDAVTNVPEGPRWCWEGLVAVDTDGHYTAVLPVPLRRRWGQWVVYQPLFCQFVAIFSAQPVDPVPFLEALLKRYRYASRLCLALTTLLPNVPGYVQQRLLQTHVLALDGAVPNYTADRRMNLRRAHRRVAQTPGWRVTESTDVQPLLTLFRENHAAAIGVGKWAYPLFTRLFVALQARGLGTLHYAYADNVPVAGAFFAEQHGRMIYLFNAADAEGRRLNARTILIDQSIQRAISRLSPTGLFDFESPDQPGVVQFYESFGATPAPYLQLSWNRLTAVERWTRLLRQTIFKPYRF from the coding sequence ATGGCTCTTGTTTTCCTCAACCGCGACCAAATCAACGTACCTGAGTGGGATCGGTGCGTGGCTGCGGCTCACAACGCGCTGCTCTACGGCCATAGCTGGTACCTCGACGCCGTCACGAACGTACCTGAGGGGCCCCGCTGGTGCTGGGAAGGGCTGGTAGCGGTAGATACCGATGGGCACTATACGGCCGTGTTGCCGGTGCCGCTCCGCCGTCGTTGGGGCCAGTGGGTGGTGTATCAGCCGCTGTTTTGCCAGTTCGTGGCGATTTTCTCAGCGCAGCCCGTCGACCCGGTGCCTTTTCTCGAAGCCCTCCTGAAGCGCTATCGGTATGCCAGCCGTCTTTGCCTGGCATTGACCACCCTACTTCCCAACGTACCTGGCTATGTGCAGCAGCGGCTGTTACAGACGCACGTGCTTGCTCTTGATGGCGCCGTGCCAAACTACACCGCCGACCGCCGCATGAACCTGCGCCGGGCGCATCGACGCGTCGCCCAGACGCCGGGCTGGCGCGTAACGGAATCGACCGACGTGCAACCGTTGCTGACCTTGTTTCGGGAAAACCACGCCGCTGCTATCGGCGTTGGCAAATGGGCTTATCCGCTGTTTACTCGGCTGTTTGTGGCCTTGCAAGCGCGTGGCCTGGGTACGTTGCACTATGCTTACGCGGATAACGTACCTGTAGCGGGCGCGTTCTTTGCCGAACAGCACGGGCGCATGATCTACCTCTTCAATGCAGCCGATGCCGAGGGGCGTCGCCTCAACGCCCGCACGATTTTGATCGACCAGTCCATCCAACGCGCAATAAGCCGGCTGAGTCCAACCGGCTTGTTTGATTTCGAAAGCCCTGATCAACCAGGCGTCGTGCAGTTTTACGAAAGCTTTGGCGCTACGCCTGCCCCCTACCTGCAACTTAGCTGGAACCGGCTGACAGCGGTGGAGCGGTGGACTCGGCTACTTCGCCAGACGATATTCAAACCTTATAGGTTTTGA